The Clavelina lepadiformis chromosome 3, kaClaLepa1.1, whole genome shotgun sequence region tgctaaaaacacaaaaaagtcAGAGCAATGAAATGATGATACAATAATCTGGGAAAAGCTTCATGTATACAAAGTTTATTAATTCTATTTTAAGCTCATAATAAATTTTCTAACTTGAAGCAGATAAATTACATACTGTACTTTACCTGTTGGTATCCCTAATTCTTTGCTTCCACGACCAAATCCCTTGACTACAGTTCCTCTACAGTAATACGGAAGACATGCCAGTATTTTCTCCAGCATTATAATAGTATATTGTGTATGGAAAAATTATTAACTCCCTAAATTATCAGAAATCTAAGGCAACCGTAAAAGGTtggaataaattttaacaaaccacaaaattatttgatatGGCAACTATTCTTGCATAATCATCAGATTTCTGTTTCAATAAGTGACCGAAAAAGATAAAGCCATAATAGTTCAGTCAAAAATACAATGAAACTGGCATGAAATAAATGATTGCGTACACAGTATAAATACAAATACATGGGTGGCCCAAATGCTAGCAATTGTcttgttgcatcacaaacgCCTTGGCACCAAAAATGATCCTCCCTATTATGTATATTGGTATTTAAAATTGTGATAATGTTATGAGGCCTGTGAAAATTACAAAGTGATCTAATCGTCTTGGAATATTGCTACAGAACATAGCAAGTAATAACTTAGAATAAAAGTAGCTAGCACTCATTGCTTTGAAGTtagcacaaaaattttaagtaagCTTTTACAAACAAACCATAGTGGTCATGTaacttgaaagaaaaataactGTCAACATGATAATATGGCTGTTGCCCAAGACAAGGTTATAATTAAACGAGGGAAGGGACAAAATGAGGACCTGGGAAGAATAAGCTCTTCCTGGGAGTGAAAAGAAGTGAAAACACCGGTGTAAAATGTGTACTGTCCTGAAGACTCAGAAAGATATTCATCAAAAGATAAGGTAATAGGTATTAGTTTCAATTTTATGACTTTCAGGCTTCAGCCACTGATTCAATTAAACTGCTAAATGATATCATAACTAGTGCGTAGACCATGCATATTAAAGCAGCTTCTCTACACCCAATCCTTTGGTTCTTTTAGAACTTTCAAGAGTTTATATTCTTGGGAACCTAGCTTTGGTGTATGCATGTACTCCCATCTTGCAGTAAGTGGCAAAGACATCAATATGCTTTCAATTCTAGCTCCTGGAGTTTGAAAGCCAAACTTTGTTCCTCGATCATAAATTAGATTAAATTCCACGTAACGACCACGTCTAAGCTGTTGCCACTGTTTGTTTTCGGGAGTAAATGATTTGTGCTTGTTTTTGGCTATTATAGGAATGTAGCTTGGAATAACTGACTCTGCACATGActtgacaaaagcaaaagcCGAATCAGCATCAGGACCTTCAACGTCATCAAAGAAAATACCACCCACACCCCGGCGCTCTCCCCGAATtggaatcgtaaaatattcaTCACaccattttttgtattttggatATAAATCATTTCCATGTTTGTTGCATGCTTTCTTCAGCTCTGAATGAAAATGCCTAACATCATTTTCATCCAAATACATCGGGGTTAAATCTGTGCCCCCTCCAAACCACCAAGTCTTTTCACCATCGGCACTGGTCACTTCGAAATAGCGATAGTTAAAGTGTACAGTTGGACAATATGGATTGGTAGGATGTACGACTGAACTTACACCCATTGCCACAAAAGGTAACGTTCCATCGTCGTGCCGCACAAAGTTACGACCCCTGCTTCTCATTTGTTTTTCAGCTCCTTCACTAAGACTTCCGTGAACAACCGAAACATTGACACCAGCTTTTTCAAACACTTCACCATCTTGCAAAACACAAGTCACACCACCACCAGTATTGTTGTCTTTGCTCCATTTGTCGACAATAAACTTCTTGTCACCTCCTTCCAAGGCTTCTATTGCTCTACAAACACTGGCTTGTATTTCCATAATAAGCAGTTCCATTTTGGTAGCAGTAGATGTAGGACATTTTAGAAGATTTTCGATGCTCGTTACCGGAGCAGCCATAAAAGAAATGGACACTGGAGAACGTTCTTCCTTACATGATAAACAGGTCACCTGCTGGCTAAACTTTATAAAGTTTAGCTTCACTTTTGACGATGTCAAGTCATAGCCGGCATAAACACATCCGCCTACAGCAGTTATGCAACCTATATATTTAGATTTATTTCCTAAACTACGTATTGCTCTAGACCACATTTTGAGCTCTTTGCTGcacataaatattaaatttcaTTAATAAAATTCAACTCAAAGTAATCATCATAGAAACATAATACTTACTGCTATTTCCTATACGTAAATTACAGATATCCAGCAATAATTACTTTCCTTTGCGTAATTAAAATCAGTTGTATAATAAGCCTATAtcagacatgtgcaaccagtggcccgcgggccgcactgcGGCCCACCAGGTTGTTCCGtgcggcccgcgtggtgctcagcaaaatgttagaacttCATTTTCTTCAGTTTCCTAATCTTCCATCGACAattattcacagtttttcaataaattgtcgcACAAGTGTATCGTGGActgcattaaatctatttcttaactacataaactgcataggaaagtcgttttacaatactaattttttctgaaaaaatcatgtggcccacgttgtcattcaaaattttgtatttggccctccagtgaaaaaggttgcacatgtctgGCCTATATCATACAGAGTGCAATTACCAAAATGACtctgtttgaattttttttttatagttttcaacttgGTTAGCGTTAATCAACCATAATAACATGAGCAagatacaaaataataatagaaaCCAGCAGATTTTGGCTAATGTAGAACAACTATTTAGTcttaatgcaaaaaaatgcacTACAGTAACCTCAGTCTAACTTGTAACTATTAGAAAGTGACAACCATGGTTTAATCATATATATATGGCAGTCTTGACTATATAAATGCTATGTCACTGtggttatttaaaaatatatatatacgggAGCTGGAAATACCGGCGTGAGAAACGTCACTGACAAACAGTGCCCTAGGTTACAACATCACAGGTATGATACAAAGTCCTAGTATTTAATTTTGCTATTTGCCTTAAAGCTATATAACAACTCTAATAAGTTTATAGTATTCTTAAGTAAATAAGTTAAATCTTATTAAAAGCTGGCCAGTTGAATATAGTTCTCTTTTAATTAGTGTATCAAAGTTAAACAGTCACAGGTTACAAAATTGTATAACTTGTCGAAAAAGTGCCATCCTTTCCAGTCTGGTCATTACTCTTAACCACACATTTTAGGTATAAAAACGCACTATTCATGACCAACTTTGCCCTAACAACCAAATTTTACCTATCAGTGTAAACAAAATGGTCTACATCTACACATTTGATAGTTGCTATTTGCAATTGACTTGGACGTAGGCTAGTTTGCTTAGTCACGTAGGCAACAGCATGACCTCTTATGACGGCGCATGAAGTGGGTCGTTTCTCGAACATTGATTGATTCGCGTCCTGGGGAATTTCCGATATCTGAActatgaataaataaataggTTTCTAAATAGATATACAGTTGATAAATATTGTATATGCTGTAAATGTAGTTACTTTACTTTAGACGTGTTTTAAATTCAATCTAAAGGTTGTAACGGAAGTATAGATACAAAACTAGAAAGTCTTCGGAATGCAAAGAGGCATGCCACAACGTGTCGCATAATAAGTTAACGACTGGTTGTGCACGATTAGACAAATTGCGCACGCTTATTAGTCTACTACTCTAGTCAGTTGTTCCCAAACTTCTTTCAGCGCGACCCAAATTTGAGTTTGGTGAACATGTTGCGACCCAAGTCTCAAATAGCGTTTTTTTAACACGAAAAAAATAATGAAGGCATGGATGACTTTTAGCAGTAACTAGCTAATTTAGTTTTCAATGTCAGCGATCTATTTTTTTCTCAAGTACCTATATGATACAgacaaacacaaacaaacagcGGTAGTGTGGTCCACTTACTACGAAGCAATATATTTTAGCCTATTACAAGCAAGTTTGCATCGCCTAGGCGCGACCCATTTATCCTTTCCAACCCTTGTTTGAGTTGCGATCCATACTTTGGAAACCACTACTCTAGTCACTAAAATTTCCAGTTGTTTTTGCAGTAGTCacaccaacgatataaagaactttATAGTTCTATAGAACTTTATAGAAGTTCTGTATATCGTTGGTCACACTACTTCCGTATGTACAGTAAGTATAAGCCTAATCGAAATTTAAGTTTCACGGAAATGTAATCTCTGAACATGTTTGTGGAATTATGAAAAGGTCTTTGTTAGATTTGATCATTAGATGGGTTTTCGTCTATCAAAAATGTATTGAGT contains the following coding sequences:
- the LOC143449770 gene encoding oxygen-dependent coproporphyrinogen-III oxidase, mitochondrial-like, with the protein product MCSKELKMWSRAIRSLGNKSKYIGCITAVGGCVYAGYDLTSSKVKLNFIKFSQQVTCLSCKEERSPVSISFMAAPVTSIENLLKCPTSTATKMELLIMEIQASVCRAIEALEGGDKKFIVDKWSKDNNTGGGVTCVLQDGEVFEKAGVNVSVVHGSLSEGAEKQMRSRGRNFVRHDDGTLPFVAMGVSSVVHPTNPYCPTVHFNYRYFEVTSADGEKTWWFGGGTDLTPMYLDENDVRHFHSELKKACNKHGNDLYPKYKKWCDEYFTIPIRGERRGVGGIFFDDVEGPDADSAFAFVKSCAESVIPSYIPIIAKNKHKSFTPENKQWQQLRRGRYVEFNLIYDRGTKFGFQTPGARIESILMSLPLTARWEYMHTPKLGSQEYKLLKVLKEPKDWV